A region from the uncultured Ilyobacter sp. genome encodes:
- the murG gene encoding undecaprenyldiphospho-muramoylpentapeptide beta-N-acetylglucosaminyltransferase — MRKVILTTGGTGGHIYPALAVARELKKRGVDPLFVGTIHRMEKDMIPQEGYKFIGLDIKPLKNIASVFKMAKSIVKAIGIVRKEKPDAIMGFGNYISVPAILAGIILRKKIYLQEQNANLGFANKLFYRFAKMSFLAFEKTYDDLPIKYHKKLKVTGNPLRNEVYMVNRKIERERLKIEEDEKVLLITGGSLGSKSINDAILSKWERTLAEKKIRIYWATGENHFETINQNLNKYKPNDVIKPYFSNMPNIMAVSDLVVCRAGALTISELIAMEKPSILIPYQSIKVGQYENAKILEEAGVAYIYKNSEADTAIERAMDLIKDDVELAKIRARIKVLKKDRAAEKIVKAMDIWGTK; from the coding sequence TTGAGAAAAGTCATCCTAACAACAGGAGGAACAGGGGGACACATATATCCTGCTCTTGCTGTAGCTAGAGAATTAAAAAAAAGAGGAGTAGATCCCCTATTTGTAGGTACTATCCACAGAATGGAAAAGGATATGATCCCTCAAGAGGGATATAAATTTATAGGTTTAGACATAAAACCACTGAAAAACATAGCCTCCGTTTTTAAAATGGCGAAGAGTATCGTAAAAGCTATAGGAATAGTCAGAAAGGAAAAACCAGATGCCATAATGGGATTTGGAAATTACATTTCTGTTCCTGCAATTTTAGCAGGTATAATATTAAGGAAGAAAATATATCTCCAGGAACAAAATGCAAACCTGGGATTTGCAAATAAACTGTTTTATAGGTTTGCCAAGATGAGTTTTCTTGCTTTTGAAAAAACTTATGATGATCTTCCTATAAAATACCATAAAAAACTTAAAGTAACAGGGAACCCCTTGAGAAATGAGGTCTATATGGTAAACAGAAAAATAGAGAGGGAAAGATTGAAAATAGAAGAAGATGAAAAGGTACTTCTTATAACAGGGGGAAGTCTAGGGTCTAAAAGTATAAATGATGCCATACTTTCAAAATGGGAGAGAACACTGGCAGAGAAAAAAATAAGGATATACTGGGCTACCGGTGAAAATCACTTTGAAACAATAAATCAAAATCTCAATAAATACAAGCCCAATGATGTAATAAAACCATATTTTAGCAATATGCCGAACATAATGGCTGTGTCAGACCTTGTAGTGTGCCGTGCAGGTGCCCTTACCATCTCTGAACTCATAGCAATGGAAAAACCATCGATACTGATCCCGTACCAGTCTATTAAGGTGGGTCAGTATGAAAATGCTAAAATACTCGAGGAAGCAGGAGTGGCATATATCTACAAAAATTCAGAGGCGGATACTGCCATAGAGAGAGCTATGGATCTCATAAAAGATGATGTTGAATTGGCTAAAATAAGAGCCAGGATAAAGGTCCTAAAAAAAGACAGGGCTGCAGAAAAAATAGTGAAGGCTATGGATATATGGGGGACAAAATGA
- the murB gene encoding UDP-N-acetylmuramate dehydrogenase: MKILEYHHMKEYSNMKIGGIAKELIIIEEKNEIIEALKERENTFLIGNGTNTLISDGELDKTFISLKELKGIKELGNNLVEVEAGFDFKELIEYMAEKDYSGLENLAGIPGSVGGLVYMNGGAYGTEVFDCIKEIEVVDENREIRRVRKEDLHFTYRKTEIQDRKWIVLSTVFEFEKGFDRNKVEEIMSKRNERHPLNLPNLGSTFKNPDGLFSAKLIIDAGVQGKKIGGAQVSMMHPNFIVNHGDAKFDDILGLIEVVKERVKKSSGIELEEEIIIVRN; encoded by the coding sequence ATGAAAATTTTAGAATATCACCACATGAAAGAGTATTCCAACATGAAAATAGGTGGAATAGCAAAGGAACTGATAATTATTGAGGAAAAAAATGAGATAATAGAAGCTCTTAAAGAGAGGGAAAACACATTTTTAATAGGAAACGGAACCAATACCCTTATCTCAGATGGAGAGCTAGATAAGACTTTTATATCTCTAAAAGAACTGAAAGGTATAAAGGAGTTAGGAAATAATCTTGTAGAAGTAGAAGCCGGCTTTGACTTTAAAGAGCTTATAGAGTATATGGCTGAAAAAGATTATTCAGGTCTTGAAAACCTTGCTGGGATACCAGGTAGTGTAGGCGGACTGGTTTATATGAACGGTGGAGCTTACGGAACTGAGGTATTTGACTGCATAAAAGAGATAGAAGTAGTAGATGAAAACAGGGAAATACGAAGAGTTAGAAAAGAAGATCTTCATTTTACATACAGAAAAACAGAGATTCAGGACAGAAAGTGGATTGTTTTAAGTACTGTATTTGAATTTGAAAAAGGTTTTGATAGAAATAAAGTAGAGGAAATAATGTCTAAAAGAAATGAAAGACATCCCCTAAATCTGCCCAATCTTGGAAGTACTTTCAAAAATCCTGACGGATTGTTTTCTGCGAAACTGATAATAGATGCGGGAGTTCAGGGGAAAAAAATAGGCGGGGCTCAGGTGTCTATGATGCATCCGAACTTTATTGTTAACCACGGGGATGCAAAATTTGATGATATACTGGGACTTATAGAGGTAGTAAAAGAAAGGGTGAAGAAAAGTTCCGGAATTGAATTAGAGGAAGAGATTATCATTGTTAGAAATTAA
- the murC gene encoding UDP-N-acetylmuramate--L-alanine ligase — MKRVYFIGINGIGMSGLAKVMRNKGYEVVGADLNRNHRTEELEKMGIEIFGYHCSSNLKGCSLVVRSSAIKEGNSEYDYAVKNGIEVIKRGELLALLMNEEQGIAVAGTHGKTTTSSMLGAALLSLDPTIVVGGILPEINSNAKAGSSKLFIAEADESDNSFLYLNPFTSIITNIEADHLENHGSLENIEKSFIEFIGKTKDEVIVNIDCENIRKLIQGKEKIKSYSLRDESADIYASNIRVENSKIHYEVTVCGEDLGTFVLSVPGEHNVSNSLPVIYLAYKFGVEKEEMKKMLKFFKGAKRRYDILYDKNVKIIDDYAHHPTEIKATLQGARSIEKGKIVAVFQPHKYSRVKFLLEEFKGVFDNADEVVLLPVYSAGEKDEFGVGVEKLAEKTGHQNIRVEKNEDNISILLEDKENGTVFIFMGAGSISGIAHKITKNLER, encoded by the coding sequence ATGAAACGAGTTTACTTTATAGGAATAAATGGAATCGGAATGAGTGGACTTGCAAAAGTCATGAGAAATAAAGGCTATGAAGTGGTGGGAGCAGACCTAAACAGAAACCACCGGACAGAGGAACTGGAAAAAATGGGGATAGAAATATTTGGATACCACTGCAGCAGCAATCTAAAGGGATGCAGCCTGGTGGTAAGATCAAGTGCTATAAAAGAGGGAAACTCAGAGTATGACTATGCAGTGAAAAATGGTATAGAGGTAATAAAAAGAGGGGAGCTTTTAGCACTTCTCATGAACGAAGAGCAGGGTATAGCGGTCGCCGGAACTCACGGTAAGACAACCACTAGCTCTATGCTAGGAGCTGCGTTGCTTTCACTTGACCCTACCATTGTAGTAGGAGGAATACTTCCAGAGATAAATTCAAATGCCAAGGCAGGGAGCTCGAAGTTATTCATAGCCGAAGCAGATGAAAGTGACAACTCTTTTCTGTATCTTAATCCTTTTACTTCAATAATAACAAATATAGAGGCAGATCACCTAGAAAACCACGGGTCCCTTGAAAATATAGAAAAATCATTTATAGAGTTTATAGGTAAGACAAAAGACGAGGTTATCGTAAATATAGACTGTGAAAATATCAGAAAACTAATTCAGGGAAAAGAGAAAATAAAAAGCTATAGTCTAAGAGACGAGAGTGCAGATATATATGCCTCAAACATAAGGGTGGAGAATTCAAAAATTCACTATGAGGTAACTGTATGCGGAGAGGACCTTGGAACTTTTGTTTTGTCCGTACCTGGTGAACACAATGTGTCAAACTCTCTTCCAGTGATTTATCTTGCTTATAAATTTGGGGTAGAAAAAGAAGAGATGAAAAAAATGCTTAAGTTTTTTAAAGGAGCCAAAAGAAGATACGACATCCTTTATGATAAAAATGTGAAAATAATAGACGACTACGCCCATCACCCTACAGAGATCAAGGCAACCCTGCAAGGGGCAAGAAGTATAGAGAAGGGGAAAATTGTGGCGGTATTTCAACCTCATAAATATAGTAGAGTTAAGTTTCTTCTAGAAGAATTTAAAGGTGTATTTGACAATGCCGATGAGGTAGTTCTTCTGCCTGTTTATTCTGCAGGAGAAAAGGATGAATTTGGCGTAGGAGTAGAAAAATTAGCAGAGAAAACCGGGCACCAAAATATAAGAGTGGAAAAGAACGAAGATAATATCTCTATTCTTTTAGAAGATAAAGAAAATGGGACAGTATTTATTTTCATGGGAGCGGGAAGTATATCGGGAATAGCTCACAAAATAACAAAGAATCTGGAAAGGTAA
- the rpsF gene encoding 30S ribosomal protein S6 yields the protein MRNYEIMYIINPTVMEDARTEVMTKVENILTTAGATNVKAEKWGERKLAYPIEKKQSGYYILTTFEMDGTKLADVERKLNITESVMRYIIVK from the coding sequence ATGAGAAATTATGAAATTATGTACATCATCAACCCAACAGTTATGGAAGATGCTAGAACAGAAGTAATGACTAAAGTTGAAAACATTTTAACTACTGCTGGAGCAACTAACGTAAAAGCTGAAAAATGGGGTGAGAGAAAGTTAGCTTATCCGATTGAGAAGAAGCAATCTGGATACTACATTCTAACTACTTTCGAGATGGACGGAACTAAATTAGCTGACGTCGAGAGAAAACTTAACATCACAGAAAGTGTAATGAGATACATCATTGTTAAGTAG
- a CDS encoding FtsQ-type POTRA domain-containing protein has translation MKVFFKIILLFLFAAAFFYMDQIFLQRDIFRVEKVWIFGDLNLTQREVKKQMGTVIGEYIWDVDPKAVEEILEEDIRIENAKIKKILPDEIRVEIIEKDPSYYAQYRDRVYTVDESGKIFAYLEETPVRDLPLLLIKKEEQIPELLKILKKIKGKKIEKLISQIYIYNKWCINFVLFDGTIVKTDNSVEEKKYDVAERLYSELKLNQNDLEYMDIRFSDYVVK, from the coding sequence ATGAAGGTATTTTTTAAAATTATACTGCTATTTTTGTTTGCTGCTGCATTTTTTTATATGGACCAGATCTTTCTTCAGCGAGACATCTTCAGGGTCGAAAAAGTTTGGATTTTCGGAGACTTAAACCTAACCCAAAGGGAAGTAAAAAAACAAATGGGAACTGTCATAGGTGAATATATATGGGATGTAGATCCTAAAGCAGTCGAAGAAATACTAGAAGAGGATATCCGAATAGAAAATGCTAAGATAAAGAAAATACTCCCAGATGAGATAAGAGTTGAGATAATAGAAAAAGACCCCAGCTACTATGCCCAGTACAGGGACAGGGTCTATACTGTAGATGAAAGTGGAAAGATTTTTGCCTATTTAGAAGAGACACCTGTGAGAGACCTTCCACTACTTCTCATAAAAAAAGAAGAGCAGATACCTGAACTGTTAAAGATATTAAAAAAAATTAAAGGAAAAAAAATTGAAAAATTAATATCTCAAATATACATTTATAATAAATGGTGTATTAACTTTGTTTTATTTGACGGTACAATTGTCAAGACTGATAATAGTGTAGAGGAAAAAAAATATGATGTTGCAGAGCGTTTATACTCGGAGCTGAAACTGAATCAAAATGACCTCGAATACATGGATATAAGATTCAGTGACTACGTAGTGAAGTGA
- a CDS encoding D-alanine--D-alanine ligase, giving the protein MKIAVFMGGVSSEREISLRTGKAILESLIRQGYDAYGVELREDNLLAAFTENEYDLAYLALHGEFGEDGRIQAVLDIIKKPYTGSGVTPSAIAMDKNMTKIIAEKAGIRIPKSYRDKTEIVSFPVVVKPTTEGSSVGLYICKSIEDVEKAEKNLEGKNLLIEEFVSGEELTVGVLNGEPLGVLKITPKSGLYDFQSKYTVGMTEYEYPAKVSNEVYEEAMVFSKKIHQELALSGVSRSDFILKDGKVYFLEVNTCPGMTETSLVPKLATLKGYTFDDLVKKIIQ; this is encoded by the coding sequence ATGAAGATAGCAGTTTTTATGGGGGGAGTATCCTCTGAAAGGGAGATCTCTCTCAGAACAGGAAAAGCGATACTTGAAAGTCTCATAAGACAGGGTTATGATGCTTATGGAGTGGAACTCAGGGAGGATAATCTTCTCGCAGCATTCACAGAAAACGAATATGATCTGGCGTATCTGGCTCTTCACGGAGAGTTTGGGGAGGACGGGAGGATACAGGCAGTTCTTGATATAATAAAAAAACCGTATACAGGATCTGGGGTGACTCCTAGTGCAATAGCTATGGACAAAAATATGACCAAAATTATAGCCGAAAAGGCGGGAATAAGGATTCCTAAAAGCTACAGAGACAAAACTGAGATAGTTTCCTTTCCTGTAGTTGTGAAGCCTACCACTGAGGGTTCTAGTGTGGGACTGTACATCTGCAAGAGTATAGAGGACGTAGAAAAAGCCGAAAAAAACCTGGAAGGTAAAAATTTATTGATTGAGGAATTTGTATCTGGAGAGGAACTGACAGTGGGAGTCTTAAACGGGGAACCTCTAGGGGTACTGAAAATAACTCCAAAATCCGGACTTTATGATTTTCAGTCAAAATATACTGTAGGAATGACAGAGTATGAATATCCGGCAAAAGTTTCAAATGAGGTCTATGAAGAGGCAATGGTCTTTTCAAAAAAGATTCACCAGGAGCTAGCTTTATCCGGAGTCTCTAGGAGTGACTTTATTTTGAAAGACGGGAAGGTGTATTTTCTGGAGGTAAATACATGTCCTGGAATGACAGAAACAAGCCTTGTTCCAAAATTAGCAACTCTCAAAGGCTACACTTTTGACGATTTGGTAAAAAAAATAATACAATAA
- the ftsA gene encoding cell division protein FtsA, giving the protein MKESFVKAALDVGSSKIRVVLGELSENGEKIRVITSVETYAKGMRKATVEDMESLSHCVTQALETAERESGHKIEKVSIGIAGKHVKSTTKNIKFNFSKKDTVIEEKDLDNLYRMAHEEMVKPHEKVIKKEIYNIRVDNSGILKHPVGMVGSFIEGDVHLITVDISQLESLVEVVNKAGRGVENITLNSYASAQSVLTYEDKKMGVALIDIGEGSTDLIIFKNDKLIYSKSIPLGGIHYTNDIGYILQLGKKDAEKLRNLCQNRRLEESIYLEVDGEEKKYSVSSVRDIIDARSEDILKYVMVAIEESGFKGYLGNGVILTGGAVMVEGVVEKLSKDLNYRVKIGMPMKIKGMSEIHPSMSTSLGILLETLENEHYKIKNKKTEELKEPDKITEEKLPEKKPAETVKKDKVKSSKKNFSLKEWLSNFI; this is encoded by the coding sequence ATGAAGGAAAGTTTTGTAAAAGCTGCATTGGATGTGGGAAGTTCTAAAATAAGAGTTGTCTTGGGAGAATTAAGTGAAAATGGCGAGAAAATAAGGGTAATCACTTCGGTGGAAACTTATGCCAAGGGAATGAGAAAAGCTACGGTGGAGGACATGGAAAGCCTCAGTCACTGCGTGACACAAGCCCTTGAAACAGCCGAGAGAGAGAGCGGCCACAAGATAGAGAAGGTCTCTATAGGGATAGCTGGAAAACATGTAAAATCGACCACCAAAAATATAAAATTTAATTTTTCTAAAAAGGATACTGTAATAGAGGAGAAGGACCTAGATAACCTCTATAGAATGGCTCATGAAGAGATGGTGAAACCTCATGAAAAAGTAATAAAAAAAGAGATATACAACATAAGAGTGGACAATTCTGGTATATTGAAACACCCTGTGGGAATGGTAGGAAGCTTCATAGAGGGTGATGTACATCTCATAACTGTGGATATATCACAGCTAGAATCTCTAGTAGAAGTGGTAAATAAAGCAGGAAGAGGAGTAGAAAATATAACTCTAAATTCCTATGCCTCAGCCCAGTCGGTCCTGACATACGAGGACAAAAAAATGGGTGTGGCTCTTATAGATATAGGGGAAGGCTCTACGGACCTCATAATATTTAAAAATGATAAGCTTATATATTCTAAATCCATCCCATTGGGAGGAATTCATTATACAAATGATATAGGGTATATTTTACAGCTTGGGAAAAAAGATGCTGAAAAGTTGAGAAATCTCTGTCAAAATAGAAGGTTAGAGGAAAGTATCTATCTCGAAGTAGACGGAGAGGAGAAAAAATACAGTGTCTCCTCTGTGAGGGATATAATAGATGCAAGAAGTGAAGATATACTAAAATATGTAATGGTGGCAATAGAGGAATCTGGATTTAAGGGATACCTTGGAAACGGAGTAATACTAACAGGAGGAGCAGTAATGGTAGAGGGGGTAGTGGAAAAGCTCTCAAAGGACTTGAACTACAGAGTAAAAATCGGTATGCCTATGAAGATCAAGGGGATGTCCGAGATTCACCCATCTATGTCTACCTCACTAGGGATACTGCTAGAAACTCTAGAAAATGAACATTATAAGATAAAAAATAAAAAAACAGAGGAATTAAAGGAACCGGATAAAATCACAGAAGAAAAATTACCTGAAAAGAAACCAGCTGAAACAGTGAAAAAAGATAAGGTAAAATCGTCGAAAAAAAACTTTAGCCTAAAAGAATGGCTGTCCAACTTTATATAA
- the rpsR gene encoding 30S ribosomal protein S18 yields the protein MAVDFKKRRRRVKLRVKIEEIDYKNVDLLKNFINDKGRIKPARVNGASAKLQRKIAKAVKRARNIALIPYTKVEK from the coding sequence ATGGCAGTTGATTTCAAAAAAAGAAGAAGAAGAGTTAAGCTTAGAGTTAAAATAGAAGAGATCGATTATAAAAACGTAGATCTTCTTAAGAACTTTATCAACGATAAAGGTAGGATAAAGCCAGCTAGAGTAAACGGAGCTAGCGCAAAGCTTCAGAGAAAAATAGCTAAGGCTGTAAAAAGAGCAAGAAACATTGCTTTAATTCCTTATACAAAAGTAGAGAAGTAA
- the ftsZ gene encoding cell division protein FtsZ, which produces MIQTSESLVRIKVIGAGGAGGNAINDMISAGVGGVEYIAANTDAQDLQNSLADIRIQLGEKLTRGLGAGADPEIGKLAAEEDLEKIKALLEETDMLFVTAGMGGGTGTGSAPIIAKIAKEIGVLTVGVVTKPFTFEGKKRMSNADTGIDGLKEHVDALVVIPNDKLFELPEKTITLQNAFKEANNILKIGIRGVADLIVQQGLINLDFADIRTTMLDSGMAMIGFGEADGENRAIKATEKALLSPLLEKSISGASKILINITGSSNLGLVEAHSISNLVRDAAGKSAEDVMFGTVIDEEYGDKVQVTIVATNFLDKADRGEPFINISPSVENTEKLEKRAESKKVEEEELDLPPWIRKNR; this is translated from the coding sequence ATGATACAGACAAGTGAGTCTTTAGTTAGAATTAAAGTTATAGGGGCAGGAGGTGCTGGAGGAAACGCCATCAACGATATGATTTCGGCAGGAGTAGGCGGAGTAGAATACATCGCAGCGAATACAGATGCACAGGATCTACAGAACTCTCTGGCAGATATAAGAATTCAATTGGGAGAAAAATTAACAAGGGGACTAGGGGCAGGAGCAGATCCAGAAATAGGAAAGCTAGCCGCAGAAGAAGATCTGGAAAAAATAAAGGCACTTTTGGAAGAAACAGATATGCTCTTTGTAACTGCTGGAATGGGAGGAGGGACTGGAACAGGTTCTGCTCCGATAATAGCAAAAATAGCTAAGGAAATAGGAGTACTCACAGTAGGAGTGGTAACAAAACCTTTTACCTTTGAAGGAAAGAAAAGGATGAGCAATGCCGATACAGGAATAGATGGATTAAAGGAACATGTAGATGCTCTGGTAGTAATTCCAAATGACAAACTTTTTGAGCTTCCGGAAAAAACAATTACTCTTCAGAATGCATTTAAAGAGGCAAACAATATACTAAAAATAGGGATAAGAGGCGTAGCAGACCTCATAGTACAACAGGGGCTAATTAACCTTGACTTTGCCGATATAAGAACCACTATGCTAGACTCTGGAATGGCTATGATAGGTTTTGGTGAAGCTGACGGAGAAAATAGGGCCATAAAAGCAACTGAAAAAGCTTTACTTTCTCCCCTGCTGGAAAAATCCATTTCGGGAGCAAGTAAGATACTTATCAATATAACGGGTTCCTCAAATTTAGGACTTGTAGAGGCTCACTCAATATCGAACCTGGTGAGGGATGCTGCAGGAAAATCTGCTGAAGATGTAATGTTTGGTACTGTAATCGACGAAGAGTATGGAGACAAAGTTCAGGTTACCATTGTTGCCACTAATTTTTTGGATAAGGCAGACAGAGGGGAACCTTTTATAAACATATCTCCTAGTGTTGAAAATACAGAGAAATTAGAAAAAAGAGCAGAGAGTAAAAAAGTGGAGGAGGAAGAACTTGATCTGCCTCCTTGGATAAGAAAAAACAGATAA
- the murD gene encoding UDP-N-acetylmuramoyl-L-alanine--D-glutamate ligase: protein MNKALVFGAGISGLGAKKLLEKNGYKVVLVDDKKAMSSEEGMNTLPGVDLFIKSPGVPYTELVKKAFELNIPVIDEVELAYRYMKKKVKHPRLIAVTGTNGKTTTTTKIKELIQYSGYRCEFAGNIGRSFADLVAEDADLDYIVLELSSYQLENVKEFRPDIAMVINLAPDHLDRYEKAEDYYDTKFNIAVRQEVGDYFITNMNCQESSKRLDKINADILKVSLDGGSGCDLYPKGGWVVYNGKNIICEKKLSLKGRHNLENILFIGAVAEIIGLDEEKLREFLYNTGTLEHRMERFLEVGDTIFINDSKGTNIESSKMAIEAYHGCILICGGVDKKLDLKPLVDAIKSHVSTVYLIGELAEKLEQELVQGGYPEAKIIRAGNLENSVSLIQKTIDVCEKNNILLSPATASFDQFKNFEARGKIFKELVKKYFTAGEKI from the coding sequence ATGAATAAAGCCCTTGTTTTTGGAGCGGGAATTAGCGGTTTAGGCGCTAAGAAATTATTGGAAAAAAATGGATATAAAGTGGTGCTGGTAGACGATAAAAAGGCCATGTCATCAGAAGAAGGTATGAATACTCTTCCAGGTGTAGACTTATTTATAAAAAGCCCCGGGGTTCCCTATACAGAACTGGTAAAAAAAGCCTTTGAATTGAATATACCTGTAATAGATGAGGTAGAGCTGGCCTATAGATATATGAAGAAAAAAGTGAAGCATCCAAGGCTTATAGCTGTCACGGGAACAAATGGAAAAACAACTACTACGACTAAAATAAAAGAACTGATTCAGTATTCTGGGTATAGATGTGAATTTGCAGGAAACATAGGAAGGTCTTTTGCAGACCTTGTTGCAGAAGATGCAGATCTTGACTATATAGTCCTAGAGTTAAGCTCTTACCAGCTTGAAAATGTAAAGGAGTTCAGACCTGATATAGCCATGGTGATCAACTTAGCCCCGGATCATTTGGACAGATATGAAAAAGCAGAAGACTATTATGACACAAAATTTAATATAGCTGTCAGACAAGAAGTTGGCGACTATTTTATAACAAATATGAATTGCCAGGAATCATCTAAGAGACTAGATAAGATAAATGCAGATATCTTGAAGGTATCTCTAGACGGTGGAAGCGGATGTGACCTATATCCCAAGGGCGGATGGGTGGTATATAATGGGAAAAATATCATCTGTGAGAAGAAACTTAGTCTTAAAGGAAGACATAATCTGGAAAATATTCTGTTTATAGGGGCAGTCGCTGAGATAATCGGTCTGGACGAGGAAAAACTGAGAGAATTTCTTTATAATACAGGAACTCTTGAACACAGGATGGAAAGGTTTTTAGAGGTTGGAGACACAATCTTTATAAATGATTCTAAGGGAACAAACATAGAATCCTCTAAGATGGCCATAGAGGCGTATCACGGGTGCATCCTAATATGCGGCGGGGTGGACAAGAAGCTTGACCTTAAACCTCTTGTAGATGCGATCAAAAGCCACGTAAGTACTGTATACCTTATAGGAGAACTAGCAGAGAAGTTAGAACAGGAACTGGTTCAGGGTGGATATCCGGAAGCTAAGATCATAAGAGCTGGTAATTTGGAAAACAGTGTTAGTTTAATTCAAAAGACGATAGATGTTTGTGAAAAAAACAATATACTTTTATCCCCGGCTACGGCCAGTTTTGACCAGTTTAAAAATTTTGAAGCAAGGGGAAAAATATTTAAAGAGTTGGTAAAAAAATATTTTACGGCAGGTGAAAAAATTTGA